The DNA region GCTTTGCGAATGATGTCCGGGTAATGTTCGTAGGGTTGATGTGCGGAGAGCATGTCGTTGTAGGAGGTGATGATCGCGATGTTGTTACGCAACATGCTTTTCAGAGAGGCTTTATCGTCTGGCTGGCAGGCCGCGAATCCGTGCGCCAGATTCCCACATGCCAGTTGTGAACGGTGAACGGTCGAGGATTTAGCCTGTTCTATACGAGAGAGGTAGGCGGAACGGGTCTCGCGGGAACGTTCAACAATGCGTTGTGTTACGCGTAACAAATTCGGATTCATAGAGGCTCCTGAAATTTATCTGTCAGAGCTACAGGTTTGGCAAATTCATTTACTGTGGTTATCAACACAGGAAAAGCTTGTTCACCGGAGCTCATGGGGCAAAATCGTTTCAGGCAGTGTAATAAAAAAAGCCTCGCGGGTGAATCCACACGAGGCTTAAAAGTGCAAAAATTGTTCAACAATCTGTGTTAGATCATGTTACCGGTAAAATAACACAGAAGAGGTAGACGCTTTTTTACTCAAATTCATTCCAGGAACGACCGTCACGGGTGATCATCGCCACGGAAGCAACCGGTCCCCAGGTCCCTGCCTGATACGGTTTCGGCGCATCGTTGTCCATCGCCCACGCTTCGGTAATGGAGTCGACCCATTTCCACGCCTCTTCCACTTCATCACGACGCACAAACAGCGCCTGAATACCGCGCATGGTTTCCAGCAGCAGGCGCTCGTAAGCATCCGCCAGATGCGTCTGATTGAAGGTCTCGGAGTAGCTCAGATCCAGCTTGGTAATTTGCAGGTTATGCTTGTGGTCAAGACCCGGAACTTTGTTCAGAACCTGGATATCCACCCCTTCATCCGGCTGCAGACGAATGGTCAGTTTGTTCTGCGGCAGATCCTGCCAGGACTCTTTGAACAGGTTTAGCTCAGGGGTTTTGAAATACACCACCACCTCAGAGCATTTCGTCGGCAGACGCTTACCGGTACGCAGGTAGAACGGCACGCCCGCCCAGCGCCAGTTATCAATGTCCACGCGGATAGCCACAAACGTTTCGGTGTTACTGCTCTTGTTCGCGCCCTCTTCTTCCAGGTAACCCGGCACTTTTTTGCCCTGCGCAAAACCGGTGGTGTACTGACCGCGAACGGTCTTTTCACGGACATTCGAACGATCAATACGACGTAACGATTTCAGTACCTTCACTTTTTCATCGCGAATGGCATCAGCAGTCAGATCTGACGGCGGCGACATCGCAATCATGCACAGAATTTGCAGCAGGTGGTTCTGGATCATGTCGCGCATCTGACCGGCCTGGTCGAAATAGCCCCAGCGTCCTTCAATGCCCACCTCTTCTGCCACGGTGATTTCCACATGATCGATCGTGCGGTTATCCCAGTTATTCACAAACAGGGAGTTGGCAAAACGCAGCGCCAGCAGGTTCAGCACCGTCTCTTTCCCCAGATAGTGGTCGATACGGTAAACCTGACACTCTTCAAAATACTCACCGACCTGATCGTTGATCTCGCGGGAGGTCGCCAGTGAGGTACCGAGCGGTTTTTCCATCACGACTCGCGCCGGTTTGGCATTCAGTTTCGCTTCGCCCAGGCCCTTGCAGATTGCACCGAAAGTGCTTGGCGGCATGGCAAAGTAGTTGATCGTGGTGCGGTTTTTCTGATCGAGCATCTTCCCCAGACGGGTAAATGCTGCGGTGTCGTTCACATCCAGATTGCAGAAATCCAGGCGAGCACTCAGGGTATCCCACAATCCTTCATCGATTTTCTCTTTCATGAAGGTTTCGAGTGCTTCGCGCACGACCTTCGTGTAGGCATCTTTGTCCCAGTCGGCACGGCCTACCCCGATAATGCGGGTGTCCGGGTTGAGCTGACCGGCTTTTTCCAGTTGATACAGGGAAGGCAGCAATTTACGACGCGCAAGGTCGCCTTTCGCGCCGAAAATGACCAGGTCACATGCCTGGGCTGTTTGCGTTACCGCCATGTCATTCTCCTTAGTTAGCTATCCTGGTACTTTGCCAGGCATTACTTGTAATTTTATTACAGTGCACTGTACTGCTTTTACGTGATTCCGGAAACCGTAAACGCGTAACCCACCGTGCGGTTGGCGCTTAACGGCGCAAAATGGTCAAAATCGTCGTCTGTTTGCGACGCATCACGTTGTGTCAAAACACGATGCTGATCATGTAATGAAAAAAAACAACAACTATTCTGACCATTTTGCCCCCTTCTCTGGTTAGCAGGGGTACTATCTACCAAAATTACCTTTCGATTTCTTGTATTACTGAAATCGTCATATCCTTGAGTCTACATCATGAATATGCTGGAAAAGATCCAGTCTCAACTGGAACATTTGAGCAAATCTGAACGCAAAGTCGCCGATGTCATTATTGCCTCACCCGAACGGACCATCCATTGCAGTATTGCCACGCTTGCGCAGGAAGCCAACGTCAGCGAACCGACGGTGAATCGCTTTTGTCGCAGCATGGAAACCCGTGGCTTCCCTGATTTTAAACTGCATCTGGCACAAAGTCTGGCAAATGGTACTCCTTATGTTAATCGTAATGTGGATGAAGATGACAGCGTCGAGTCCTATACGGGCAAAATTTTCGAATCGGCGATGGCCAGTCTTGACCACGTTCGCCAGTCGCTGGACAAATCGGCGATCAACCGCGCAGTGGATCTGCTGACGCAGGCAAAGAAAATCGCGTTCTTTGGGCTGGGGTCTTCTGCCGCCGTCGCGCATGACGCCATGAATAAGTTTTTCCGTTTCAACGTCCCGGTTATCTACTCCGACGACGTCGTTTTACAACGGATGAGCTGTATGAATTGTAGTGACGATGACGTGGTGGTGCTGATTTCGCATACCGGTCGTACCAAGAGTCTGGTCGAGCTGGCGAGACTTGCGCGTGAAAACGATGCCATGGTGATTGCGTTAACCTCCGCCGATACGCCGCTTGCGCATGAAGCAACGCTGGCAATTACCCTCGATGTGCCGGAAGATACTGACATTTATATGCCCATGGTCTCTCGACTTGCGCAGTTGACCGTGATAGATGTGCTGGCTACGGGATTTACTTTGCGTCGTGGGGCAAAATTCAGAGATAACTTGAAGCGTGTCAAAGAAGCGCTCAAGGAATCGCGTTTTGATAAAGAACTGCTCATCAAGAGTAATGACCGCTAACAGCAATAATAAGTCCGACTTAAATTCGTCATCCGGTTTTGTTCGCTATGCTTTGTAGACCCTAAATAATTCGCGTTGCGGGAAGGCGGCAACGCACAGGCAACGTGAAGTATGGCGGGTGTAGAAGGTTTTCAGAACGACCGGTTTATTGTTCA from Citrobacter amalonaticus Y19 includes:
- the zwf gene encoding glucose-6-phosphate dehydrogenase, yielding MAVTQTAQACDLVIFGAKGDLARRKLLPSLYQLEKAGQLNPDTRIIGVGRADWDKDAYTKVVREALETFMKEKIDEGLWDTLSARLDFCNLDVNDTAAFTRLGKMLDQKNRTTINYFAMPPSTFGAICKGLGEAKLNAKPARVVMEKPLGTSLATSREINDQVGEYFEECQVYRIDHYLGKETVLNLLALRFANSLFVNNWDNRTIDHVEITVAEEVGIEGRWGYFDQAGQMRDMIQNHLLQILCMIAMSPPSDLTADAIRDEKVKVLKSLRRIDRSNVREKTVRGQYTTGFAQGKKVPGYLEEEGANKSSNTETFVAIRVDIDNWRWAGVPFYLRTGKRLPTKCSEVVVYFKTPELNLFKESWQDLPQNKLTIRLQPDEGVDIQVLNKVPGLDHKHNLQITKLDLSYSETFNQTHLADAYERLLLETMRGIQALFVRRDEVEEAWKWVDSITEAWAMDNDAPKPYQAGTWGPVASVAMITRDGRSWNEFE
- a CDS encoding MurR/RpiR family transcriptional regulator yields the protein MNMLEKIQSQLEHLSKSERKVADVIIASPERTIHCSIATLAQEANVSEPTVNRFCRSMETRGFPDFKLHLAQSLANGTPYVNRNVDEDDSVESYTGKIFESAMASLDHVRQSLDKSAINRAVDLLTQAKKIAFFGLGSSAAVAHDAMNKFFRFNVPVIYSDDVVLQRMSCMNCSDDDVVVLISHTGRTKSLVELARLARENDAMVIALTSADTPLAHEATLAITLDVPEDTDIYMPMVSRLAQLTVIDVLATGFTLRRGAKFRDNLKRVKEALKESRFDKELLIKSNDR